Proteins from a genomic interval of Solidesulfovibrio sp.:
- a CDS encoding MBL fold metallo-hydrolase, with protein MKVKFLGAAGTVTGSCHVVATETARFAVDCGMHQGSDVIERRNLDTSVYDPRRMDFFIVTHAHIDHSGLLPRMVKTGFAGKIYCTPPTRELLGIMLEDSAHIQEMEAEWASRKNKRHGGRAVEALYTRADAAATVKRLVAVPYGEPFSPAPGITAVYHDAGHILGSAFVELSVEEQGRRTRMLFSGDLGRPDQLLVNDPDSPVDSDYLFLEGTYGDRDHKDVEQSRDELAQAVAYAHQGGGKVIIPAFAVERTQEVLYCLHLLQKDGKIPADMPVFVDSPLAIKATEIFRRNPKYLDQETQAAFDRGENPLSLPGLRFTESTDQSREINTLQGPAIVIAASGMCNAGRIKHHLRHNLWRPEACVVFVGFQAVGTPGRKIVDGAKTIRILGEEVSVAAKVFTIGGFSSHAGQSQILAWLTHFKVNHPQVFLVHGEQKALTILSGLIKERYGLKVRIPQYLEEYTLTPGSEPSVAVDEAKAKPRIDWDALLAELGGRIERMRSKTEALAARTPEEQAEWRQRLAAVDGDLLQLLSEM; from the coding sequence ATGAAGGTCAAGTTCCTCGGCGCGGCCGGCACGGTCACCGGCTCCTGTCATGTGGTCGCCACGGAAACCGCCCGTTTCGCCGTGGATTGCGGCATGCACCAGGGCAGCGACGTCATCGAGCGCCGCAACCTCGACACCAGCGTCTACGACCCCCGGCGCATGGATTTTTTCATCGTCACCCACGCCCACATCGACCATTCGGGGCTGTTGCCCCGCATGGTCAAGACCGGATTCGCCGGCAAGATCTACTGCACCCCGCCCACCAGGGAACTCCTCGGCATCATGCTCGAGGACAGCGCCCACATCCAGGAGATGGAGGCCGAGTGGGCCAGCCGCAAGAACAAGCGCCACGGCGGCCGCGCGGTGGAGGCCCTGTACACCCGGGCCGACGCCGCCGCAACCGTCAAGCGCCTGGTGGCCGTGCCCTACGGCGAACCCTTTTCCCCGGCGCCCGGCATCACGGCCGTCTACCACGACGCCGGGCACATCCTGGGCTCGGCCTTCGTGGAGCTGTCCGTGGAGGAGCAGGGCCGCCGCACCCGGATGCTTTTTTCCGGCGACCTGGGCCGGCCCGACCAGTTGCTCGTCAACGACCCGGACAGTCCCGTGGATTCGGACTACCTCTTCCTGGAGGGCACCTACGGCGACCGGGACCACAAGGACGTGGAGCAAAGCCGCGACGAACTGGCCCAGGCCGTGGCCTACGCCCACCAGGGCGGGGGCAAGGTCATCATTCCGGCCTTTGCCGTGGAACGCACCCAGGAGGTGCTCTACTGCCTGCACCTGCTGCAAAAGGACGGCAAGATTCCGGCCGACATGCCGGTGTTTGTGGACAGCCCCCTGGCCATAAAGGCCACGGAGATCTTCCGCCGCAACCCGAAGTACCTGGATCAGGAAACCCAGGCCGCCTTCGACCGGGGGGAAAACCCCCTGTCCCTGCCGGGCCTGCGCTTCACCGAGTCCACGGACCAGTCCCGGGAGATCAACACCCTGCAGGGGCCGGCCATCGTCATCGCGGCCAGCGGCATGTGCAACGCCGGGCGCATCAAGCACCACCTGCGCCACAACCTCTGGCGGCCCGAGGCCTGCGTGGTCTTCGTCGGCTTCCAGGCCGTGGGCACGCCCGGCCGCAAGATCGTCGACGGGGCCAAAACCATCCGCATCCTGGGCGAGGAGGTGTCGGTGGCGGCGAAAGTCTTCACCATCGGCGGCTTCTCCTCCCACGCCGGCCAGAGCCAGATCCTGGCCTGGCTGACCCATTTCAAGGTCAACCATCCGCAGGTCTTCCTGGTCCACGGCGAGCAGAAGGCCCTGACCATCCTGTCCGGGCTCATCAAGGAGCGCTACGGGCTTAAGGTCCGCATTCCCCAGTACCTGGAGGAATATACGCTCACCCCGGGCAGCGAGCCGTCGGTGGCCGTGGACGAGGCCAAGGCGAAGCCGCGCATCGACTGGGACGCGCTGCTTGCCGAACTGGGCGGCCGCATCGAACGCATGCGGTCCAAAACGGAGGCGCTGGCCGCCCGCACGCCCGAGGAACAGGCGGAATGGCGCCAGCGGCTGGCGGCCGTGGACGGGGATCTGCTGCAGCTGCTGTCGGAAATGTAG
- a CDS encoding GNAT family N-acetyltransferase, translating into MTETASRPALRLGTGIAPAADMAVVRLLFQEYAKGLGFDLCFQRFDEELASLPGRYALPGGGVWLAWMEGMPAGCVALRPLTDGACEMKRLYVRPAYAGQGLGRKLAEAAVAGARQRGYAAIRLDTLESMTAANALYRKLGFGQIAPYCENPLAGALYYELRL; encoded by the coding sequence ATGACCGAAACCGCCTCCCGCCCCGCCCTGCGCCTGGGCACGGGCATCGCCCCGGCCGCGGACATGGCCGTGGTGCGCCTGCTTTTCCAGGAATACGCCAAGGGCCTGGGCTTCGACCTGTGTTTCCAGCGTTTCGACGAGGAACTGGCCAGTCTGCCGGGCCGCTACGCCCTGCCGGGCGGCGGCGTGTGGCTGGCCTGGATGGAGGGCATGCCGGCGGGCTGCGTGGCCCTGCGCCCGCTGACGGACGGCGCCTGCGAAATGAAGCGGCTCTACGTGCGCCCGGCCTACGCCGGCCAGGGGCTGGGGCGCAAGCTGGCCGAGGCGGCCGTGGCCGGCGCCCGGCAGCGCGGCTACGCCGCCATCCGCCTGGACACCCTGGAATCCATGACCGCGGCCAACGCGCTCTACAGGAAACTGGGCTTTGGCCAGATCGCGCCCTACTGCGAAAATCCCCTGGCCGGAGCGCTCTACTACGAACTGCGGCTGTAG
- a CDS encoding chemotaxis protein CheW, translated as MEETLKKQDAELLQLVTFSIGEEEFGVDILSVQEIIRMMDITKVPRAPEFVEGVINLRGKVIPIIDLRRRFGLATRDHDKHTRIIVIEINNMIVGFVVDSVSEVLRIPASTVEPPPPVVSGLESEYISGVGKLEDRLLILLDLNKLLSGEERDMLGSF; from the coding sequence ATGGAGGAAACCCTCAAGAAACAGGATGCCGAGCTGCTCCAACTCGTCACATTCAGCATCGGCGAGGAGGAGTTCGGCGTCGATATCCTCAGCGTGCAGGAAATCATCCGCATGATGGATATCACCAAGGTCCCGCGCGCCCCGGAATTCGTCGAGGGCGTCATCAACCTGCGGGGCAAGGTCATCCCCATCATCGACCTGCGCCGGCGTTTCGGCCTGGCCACCCGGGACCACGACAAGCACACCCGGATCATCGTCATTGAAATCAACAACATGATTGTTGGATTCGTGGTCGATTCCGTTTCCGAGGTCCTGCGCATACCCGCCAGCACGGTGGAGCCGCCGCCACCGGTCGTCTCCGGCTTGGAATCGGAATACATCAGCGGCGTGGGCAAGCTGGAAGACCGCCTGCTCATCCTGCTCGACCTCAACAAGCTTCTGTCCGGCGAAGAACGCGACATGCTCGGTTCCTTCTAG
- the infA gene encoding translation initiation factor IF-1: MAKEGAIEVDGVVQEALPNAMFRVVLENGHEVLAHISGKMRKFYIRILPGDRVKVELSPYDLTRGRITYRLK; this comes from the coding sequence ATGGCCAAAGAAGGCGCCATCGAGGTCGACGGCGTGGTGCAGGAAGCCCTGCCCAACGCCATGTTCCGTGTGGTGCTGGAAAATGGGCACGAGGTGCTGGCCCACATTTCCGGCAAAATGCGCAAGTTCTATATCCGCATCCTGCCCGGCGACCGGGTCAAGGTCGAACTTTCCCCCTACGACCTCACCCGCGGCCGCATCACCTACCGCCTGAAGTAA
- a CDS encoding aminopeptidase: protein MLTRPQLEKYADVLLWGLTTSRVEPYKPGDVVLVQFELPALRLAEAVYAKLLARGLNPVPRLALTPRMEKDFYTVADEAQLVFQAPGQAVLHENVHGAMHLLAPESLTHLSAVDPKRIAAAAVARKPLRDILVRREEKGEFGWTLCLYPTRELAEKAGMTAREYAAQVTAACFLKEAEPVAVWRGLYEEAREIKSWLDSLEAVSLRVESDHVDLTVTPGEHRRWLGLSGHNIPSFEIFTSPDWRGTSGRYYADQPSYRSGNYVKGVRLTFEAGVVTEIAAEQGEAFVRKQLAMDPGASRLGEFSLTDRRFSKIDRFMANTLYDENFGGPHGNCHVAVGSSYSDTFNGDPAGLDGARKEALGFNDSALHWDLVNTEPKRVRARLADGRETTIYEDGQFRY, encoded by the coding sequence GTGCTCACGCGCCCCCAACTCGAAAAATACGCCGATGTCCTGCTCTGGGGCCTGACCACCTCCCGGGTCGAGCCCTACAAGCCCGGCGACGTGGTCCTGGTCCAGTTCGAACTGCCCGCCTTGCGCCTGGCCGAGGCCGTCTACGCCAAACTGCTGGCCCGGGGGCTCAACCCCGTGCCCCGGCTGGCCCTGACCCCGCGCATGGAAAAGGATTTCTACACCGTGGCCGACGAGGCCCAGCTCGTCTTCCAGGCCCCGGGCCAGGCCGTGCTCCACGAAAACGTCCACGGCGCCATGCATCTGCTCGCCCCGGAAAGCCTGACCCACTTAAGCGCCGTCGACCCCAAGCGCATCGCCGCCGCGGCCGTGGCCCGAAAGCCCCTGCGCGACATCCTGGTGCGCCGGGAGGAGAAGGGCGAGTTCGGCTGGACCCTGTGCCTGTATCCCACCCGCGAGCTGGCCGAAAAAGCCGGCATGACCGCCCGGGAATACGCCGCCCAGGTCACGGCCGCCTGCTTCCTCAAGGAGGCCGAACCCGTGGCCGTGTGGCGCGGGCTCTACGAGGAGGCCCGGGAGATCAAGTCCTGGCTGGACAGCCTCGAGGCGGTCTCGCTTCGCGTCGAATCCGACCACGTGGACCTGACCGTCACCCCGGGCGAACACCGCCGCTGGCTGGGGCTTTCCGGCCACAACATCCCGAGCTTCGAGATCTTTACCTCCCCGGATTGGCGCGGCACCTCGGGCCGGTACTACGCCGACCAGCCGTCGTACCGCAGCGGCAACTACGTCAAGGGCGTGCGCCTGACCTTCGAGGCCGGCGTGGTCACCGAAATCGCGGCCGAGCAGGGCGAGGCCTTCGTGCGCAAGCAGTTGGCCATGGACCCCGGCGCCTCGCGCCTGGGCGAATTCTCGCTGACCGACAGGCGCTTCTCCAAGATCGACCGCTTTATGGCCAACACGCTGTACGACGAAAACTTCGGCGGGCCGCACGGAAACTGCCACGTGGCCGTGGGAAGCTCCTATTCCGACACCTTTAACGGCGACCCGGCCGGCCTCGACGGCGCCCGCAAGGAAGCCCTGGGATTCAACGACTCGGCCCTGCACTGGGACCTGGTCAACACCGAGCCCAAGCGCGTGCGCGCCCGCCTGGCCGACGGCCGCGAGACCACGATTTATGAGGACGGCCAATTCCGGTATTGA
- a CDS encoding DUF488 family protein — translation MFKVKRIYEAASPQDGKRYLVDRIWPRGLTKERAGLDGWLKDLAPSHALRAFVHGDPAGWEQFESRYRQELTTPAAASLLETLRGEAASGVVTLLYAAKDERRNNAVCLKKILEDNRER, via the coding sequence ATGTTCAAAGTCAAGCGCATCTATGAAGCGGCGTCCCCGCAGGACGGCAAACGCTACCTCGTCGATCGGATCTGGCCCCGTGGCCTGACGAAGGAGCGGGCGGGGCTGGACGGGTGGCTCAAGGACCTGGCCCCGAGCCATGCCCTGCGCGCCTTCGTGCACGGCGACCCCGCCGGCTGGGAACAGTTCGAGTCGCGCTATCGGCAGGAATTGACGACACCGGCGGCCGCCTCGCTCCTGGAAACCTTGCGCGGGGAAGCCGCAAGCGGCGTGGTGACCCTGCTGTACGCGGCCAAGGACGAACGGCGCAACAATGCCGTATGCCTGAAAAAAATCCTGGAGGACAACAGGGAGCGCTGA
- the mfd gene encoding transcription-repair coupling factor — MSRTTPLAALLDSPDSVSVYKSGPATLAFLAAEALARGRSVVVTTPGHNELSRIAALLELVAPAGTGSLWGRSVMTLPSYAPGAPSGSFWARRMAFLAHAALGSGPRAFLFSADNLLPKWPPLRSLEGNVLTVAVGEELPRDLVAEQAVLWGYKRTPMVTNPGEFSLRGDILDIFPPGYENPLRLEFFGDTVEAARRFDAGSQRSLAELPEAVLVPAAPAVLSETFKEEAARLWEVIAGTGELHRAAKARLEAAVEAADGCLWPGLYYEKPAELSDWFPDDAVWIVCDAGKVKERLEETEHAWRRFFEGETKERGHPWPSARVLWPENMARKALVAGRRVLFEDLVMGRGRHGPDLPEKALERFGDLFWKPGSDKRPWTTLTAALKEWNGHGQTILSFHGERSRKKFLQMIEPEGLAFRTSYSPGETGLFALLSGLRHGMELPWRDTRILAEDILHPESSGGEAGRGRDKDFKGLASFDDIRPGDLVVHRDYGVGSFEGLTRMTVDATGGDYLLLVFADEDKLYLPADRLGLLQRYKGPEGISPPLDRLGGARWKSVRERAKKAIERIAADLVEMYAYRQVAKGYAYGPTNELYLEFEATFGFEETPDQEKAIGEVLADMERPEPMDRLVCGDVGFGKTEVALRAAFRAVLDGKQVAMLCPTTVLAEQHYQNFAARLEGFPVRVEMLSRFVTPKRRKVILDAVARGEVDILVGTHRILSADVTIPNIGLLILDEEQRFGVKHKERLKAFKKNIDALTLTATPIPRTLQLSLSGVRGLSVIETPPAERKAVETALVERDEAFLREVLRRELERQGQVFWVHNRVQGLEEVAAYVKTLAPGAKVAMAHGQMSETALEQAMHGFWHGETDILVCTSIIESGLDFPRANTLVVDNAHCFGLGQLYQLRGRVGRSPRQAYAYFVVPSLEKVPELARKRLRVILDMDYLGAGFQVAMEDLRLRGAGNILGEAQSGHIARIGLDMFLEMLAEEVGRLKGEPVKERTEPELTLGVAARIPERYVPEASDRLRLYKALSTARTEEGLAERMAEMRDRFGPPPQEVENFRAVLAFKQVLSRLGARKAEIAPTRLTVSFEAEEAAVSPERLVDFAARRGDGVRLLPPGRLALPLDAAIPLPEAVAVWTRELTGLAGEGGAP, encoded by the coding sequence TTGTCCCGCACCACACCCCTTGCCGCGCTCCTGGACAGCCCCGATTCCGTCTCGGTCTACAAAAGCGGCCCGGCCACCCTGGCCTTTCTCGCCGCCGAGGCCCTCGCGCGCGGCCGGTCCGTGGTGGTCACCACCCCGGGCCACAACGAACTGTCCCGCATCGCCGCCCTGCTGGAACTGGTGGCCCCGGCCGGAACCGGCAGCCTGTGGGGCCGCTCGGTCATGACCTTGCCGTCCTACGCCCCGGGCGCGCCGAGCGGTTCCTTCTGGGCCCGGCGCATGGCTTTCCTGGCCCATGCCGCCCTGGGGAGCGGGCCGCGGGCCTTCCTGTTTTCCGCCGACAACCTCCTGCCCAAATGGCCGCCCTTGCGGTCCCTGGAAGGCAACGTCCTGACCGTGGCCGTGGGCGAGGAGCTGCCCCGGGATTTGGTGGCCGAGCAGGCCGTGCTGTGGGGCTACAAGCGCACGCCCATGGTCACCAACCCCGGGGAATTCTCGCTGCGCGGCGACATCCTGGACATCTTCCCGCCGGGCTACGAGAACCCGCTACGCCTGGAATTTTTCGGCGACACGGTGGAGGCCGCCCGCCGCTTCGACGCCGGCTCCCAGCGCTCCCTGGCCGAGCTGCCCGAGGCCGTGCTCGTGCCGGCCGCGCCGGCCGTGCTCTCGGAAACCTTCAAGGAGGAGGCGGCCCGGCTCTGGGAGGTCATCGCCGGTACCGGCGAACTGCACCGGGCGGCCAAGGCCCGGCTCGAAGCCGCCGTGGAGGCCGCCGACGGCTGTCTGTGGCCCGGGCTGTATTACGAAAAACCGGCCGAACTGTCCGACTGGTTCCCGGACGACGCCGTCTGGATCGTCTGCGACGCCGGCAAGGTCAAGGAGCGCCTGGAAGAGACGGAGCATGCCTGGCGCCGCTTCTTCGAGGGCGAAACCAAGGAGCGGGGCCATCCCTGGCCGAGCGCCCGGGTGTTGTGGCCCGAGAACATGGCCCGCAAGGCCCTGGTGGCCGGCCGGCGCGTCCTGTTCGAGGACCTGGTCATGGGCCGGGGCCGCCACGGGCCGGACCTGCCCGAAAAGGCCCTGGAGCGCTTCGGCGACTTGTTCTGGAAGCCCGGCTCGGACAAGCGCCCCTGGACGACGCTCACCGCCGCCCTCAAGGAATGGAACGGCCACGGCCAGACCATCCTGTCGTTTCACGGCGAGCGCTCCCGCAAGAAGTTTCTCCAGATGATCGAGCCCGAAGGGCTGGCCTTTCGCACGAGCTATTCCCCCGGCGAGACCGGGCTGTTCGCGCTCCTCTCGGGCCTGCGCCACGGCATGGAGCTGCCCTGGCGCGACACCCGCATCCTGGCCGAGGACATCCTCCACCCCGAATCCTCGGGCGGCGAGGCCGGCCGCGGCCGGGACAAGGACTTCAAGGGCCTGGCCTCCTTCGACGACATCCGCCCCGGCGACCTGGTCGTGCACCGCGACTACGGCGTGGGCTCCTTCGAGGGCCTCACGCGCATGACCGTGGACGCCACGGGCGGCGACTACCTGCTGCTGGTTTTCGCCGACGAGGACAAGCTGTATCTCCCGGCCGACCGCCTGGGCCTGCTCCAGCGCTACAAGGGGCCGGAGGGCATTTCCCCGCCGCTCGACCGCCTGGGCGGGGCGCGCTGGAAGTCCGTGCGCGAGCGGGCCAAAAAAGCCATCGAGCGCATCGCCGCCGACTTAGTCGAGATGTATGCCTACCGCCAGGTGGCCAAGGGCTACGCCTACGGTCCCACCAACGAGCTCTACCTGGAATTCGAGGCCACCTTCGGCTTCGAGGAGACGCCGGACCAGGAAAAGGCCATCGGCGAGGTGCTGGCCGACATGGAGCGGCCCGAGCCCATGGACCGCCTGGTGTGCGGCGACGTGGGCTTCGGCAAGACCGAGGTGGCCCTGCGTGCCGCCTTCCGGGCCGTGCTCGACGGCAAGCAGGTGGCCATGCTCTGCCCGACCACGGTGCTGGCCGAGCAGCACTACCAGAATTTCGCCGCCCGCCTGGAAGGGTTCCCCGTGCGGGTGGAGATGCTCTCGCGCTTCGTTACGCCCAAGCGGCGCAAGGTCATCCTCGACGCCGTGGCCCGGGGCGAGGTGGACATCCTGGTCGGCACCCACCGCATCCTCTCGGCCGACGTGACCATCCCCAACATCGGCCTTTTAATCCTCGACGAGGAGCAGCGCTTCGGCGTCAAGCACAAGGAGCGCCTCAAGGCCTTCAAGAAGAACATCGACGCGCTCACGCTCACGGCCACGCCCATCCCGCGCACGCTCCAGCTGTCCCTTTCCGGGGTGCGGGGCCTGTCGGTCATCGAGACCCCGCCGGCCGAGCGCAAGGCCGTGGAAACGGCCCTGGTCGAGCGCGACGAGGCCTTTTTGCGCGAGGTCCTGCGCCGGGAGCTGGAACGCCAGGGCCAGGTCTTCTGGGTCCACAACCGGGTCCAGGGCCTGGAGGAGGTGGCCGCCTACGTCAAGACCCTGGCCCCCGGGGCCAAGGTGGCCATGGCCCACGGCCAGATGTCCGAAACCGCCCTGGAACAGGCCATGCACGGCTTCTGGCACGGCGAGACGGACATCCTGGTGTGCACCTCCATCATCGAGTCCGGCCTGGATTTCCCCCGGGCCAATACCCTTGTCGTGGACAACGCCCACTGCTTCGGCCTGGGCCAGCTTTACCAGCTGCGCGGCCGGGTGGGCCGCTCGCCGCGCCAGGCCTACGCCTACTTCGTGGTGCCGAGCCTGGAGAAGGTGCCGGAGCTGGCCCGCAAGCGCCTGCGCGTCATCCTCGACATGGACTACCTCGGCGCCGGCTTCCAGGTGGCCATGGAGGACCTGCGCCTGCGCGGGGCCGGCAACATCCTGGGCGAGGCCCAGTCCGGGCACATCGCCCGCATCGGCCTGGACATGTTCCTGGAGATGCTGGCCGAGGAAGTGGGGCGGCTTAAGGGCGAGCCGGTCAAGGAGCGCACCGAGCCGGAACTGACGCTGGGTGTGGCCGCCCGCATCCCCGAGCGCTACGTGCCCGAGGCCTCCGACCGGCTGCGGCTCTACAAGGCCCTGTCCACGGCCCGCACCGAGGAGGGGCTGGCCGAGCGCATGGCCGAGATGCGCGACCGCTTCGGCCCGCCGCCCCAGGAAGTGGAGAACTTCCGGGCCGTGCTGGCCTTCAAGCAGGTGCTTTCGCGCCTGGGGGCGCGCAAGGCCGAGATCGCGCCCACCCGGCTGACCGTGTCCTTCGAGGCCGAGGAGGCGGCGGTTTCGCCCGAGCGGCTGGTGGATTTCGCGGCCAGGCGCGGTGACGGGGTCAGGCTTTTGCCGCCGGGCCGGCTGGCCCTGCCGCTCGACGCCGCGATTCCCCTGCCCGAGGCCGTGGCCGTCTGGACCCGGGAGCTGACCGGCCTGGCCGGTGAGGGCGGCGCGCCGTGA
- a CDS encoding TIGR00730 family Rossman fold protein, whose amino-acid sequence MSTSHQYLIDDLSVSESWRLFRIMAEIVDGFEVLGEIKPAVSIFGSARVAPDDPLYADTARLASLLCRAGYSVITGGGPGLMEAANKGAHDAGGESIGLHIHLPLEQKPNPYLTIRSDYRYFFIRKLMFVKYAMAYIAMPGGFGTLDELSEALVLIQTRRIKPFPIIFLGKAFWGGLVDWFRQSMLARGFLSEEDLELFTVMDTPEEAVAYIRRHVIV is encoded by the coding sequence TTGAGCACGTCGCACCAATACCTCATCGACGACCTGTCCGTCTCCGAATCCTGGCGCCTTTTCCGCATCATGGCCGAAATCGTGGACGGTTTCGAGGTCCTGGGCGAGATCAAGCCGGCCGTGTCCATCTTCGGCTCGGCCCGGGTGGCGCCCGACGACCCCCTGTACGCCGACACGGCCAGGCTGGCGTCGCTGCTGTGCCGGGCCGGCTATTCCGTCATCACCGGCGGCGGGCCGGGGCTCATGGAAGCGGCCAACAAGGGCGCCCACGACGCCGGCGGCGAATCCATCGGGTTGCACATCCACCTGCCCCTGGAGCAGAAGCCCAACCCGTACCTGACGATTCGCAGCGACTACCGCTATTTTTTCATCCGCAAGCTCATGTTCGTCAAATACGCCATGGCCTACATCGCCATGCCCGGCGGCTTCGGCACCCTGGACGAACTGTCCGAGGCCCTGGTCCTCATCCAGACCCGGCGCATCAAGCCCTTTCCCATCATCTTCCTGGGCAAGGCCTTCTGGGGCGGGCTGGTGGACTGGTTCCGCCAGTCCATGCTGGCGCGGGGCTTTTTGTCCGAGGAGGACCTGGAACTGTTCACGGTCATGGACACCCCGGAAGAGGCCGTGGCCTACATCCGCCGCCATGTCATCGTCTGA
- a CDS encoding peptidylprolyl isomerase — protein MPARLAALALAACLGLGGCGGDVAEEPGVVAVVGGEAIRLADVEARHDLSRLGRPEADNPAVERLRAEYGAVVADLIVVRLAAQELARRKLSVTRAEIDAAEAEARADYSDEAFSRLLREERIDLARWREVLADRLTLEKFTREVLRPGVRVDVTEAANYYKEHIDAFAQPARVKLLRVRGGDPEAVKAAQAAARKSGPAGLAGLSGLSVAEADLPEANLPAAWHEAVKGAKAGEATAVLPEGKGGVFFVVLSRRPAAVLEPATAYSRVEAALSARKLEAAFAAWLEAALAEAGVRVSRQLLASAAPPEGGASADNLSADELARAREEAAVREGLAREARKALAHKVQASREGAAPAEDRAATPAATSSEPVERPAVPQSASGTAGPDGPVAVAAEIPPAVSPGESLAPDAESAPAAPEAPAPAPPEATAPAPAAAPGNAAAPPAEAAKKDGGEVVLSAIKASWVLYTVDDGQEQRVYLKPGKPVSVEYAKKLVVRPGSPSEFSYRAGGRETTVVVGKKESRVLEFP, from the coding sequence TTGCCCGCCCGCCTGGCGGCGCTCGCCCTGGCGGCCTGCCTGGGCCTTGGCGGTTGCGGCGGCGACGTGGCCGAGGAGCCGGGCGTGGTGGCCGTGGTCGGCGGCGAGGCCATCCGCCTGGCCGATGTCGAGGCCCGCCACGACCTTTCGCGCCTCGGTCGGCCCGAGGCCGACAATCCCGCCGTGGAGCGGCTGCGGGCCGAATACGGGGCCGTTGTCGCCGACCTGATCGTGGTGCGGCTCGCCGCCCAGGAACTGGCCCGCCGCAAGCTTTCCGTCACCCGGGCCGAGATCGACGCCGCCGAGGCCGAAGCCCGGGCCGACTACTCCGACGAGGCCTTTTCGCGCCTGCTCCGCGAGGAGCGCATCGACCTCGCCCGCTGGCGCGAGGTCCTGGCCGACCGCCTGACCCTGGAGAAGTTCACCCGCGAGGTGCTGCGCCCGGGCGTGCGCGTGGACGTGACCGAAGCGGCCAACTACTACAAGGAACATATCGACGCCTTTGCCCAGCCGGCCCGGGTCAAGCTGCTGCGGGTGCGCGGCGGCGACCCGGAAGCGGTCAAGGCGGCCCAGGCCGCGGCGCGCAAATCCGGCCCGGCCGGCCTTGCGGGCCTTTCCGGCCTCAGCGTGGCCGAGGCCGACCTGCCCGAGGCCAACCTGCCGGCCGCCTGGCACGAGGCCGTCAAGGGGGCCAAGGCCGGCGAGGCCACGGCCGTGTTGCCCGAAGGGAAGGGGGGCGTGTTTTTCGTGGTGCTCTCCCGCCGGCCCGCCGCCGTCCTGGAACCGGCCACGGCCTATTCCCGGGTCGAGGCGGCGCTTTCGGCCAGAAAGCTCGAAGCGGCCTTCGCCGCCTGGCTCGAGGCCGCCCTGGCCGAGGCCGGAGTGCGGGTCAGCCGGCAACTGCTGGCCTCGGCCGCCCCGCCGGAAGGCGGGGCCTCGGCCGACAACCTTTCGGCCGACGAACTGGCCCGGGCCCGGGAGGAAGCCGCCGTCCGAGAAGGGCTGGCCCGGGAAGCCAGAAAGGCCCTGGCCCACAAAGTTCAGGCCTCCCGGGAGGGCGCCGCGCCGGCCGAAGACCGGGCGGCGACCCCGGCGGCAACGTCGTCCGAGCCTGTCGAAAGGCCCGCCGTGCCGCAATCGGCCTCCGGGACGGCCGGGCCCGACGGTCCCGTGGCCGTGGCCGCGGAGATTCCCCCGGCCGTTTCGCCGGGCGAAAGCCTGGCCCCGGACGCGGAGTCCGCGCCGGCCGCGCCCGAAGCCCCGGCCCCGGCACCGCCCGAGGCGACGGCGCCCGCCCCGGCCGCCGCGCCCGGAAACGCCGCGGCCCCGCCGGCCGAGGCGGCGAAAAAGGACGGGGGAGAGGTCGTCCTGAGCGCCATCAAGGCCAGCTGGGTCCTCTACACCGTCGACGACGGCCAGGAACAGCGGGTCTACCTCAAGCCCGGCAAGCCCGTCAGCGTGGAATACGCGAAAAAACTCGTGGTGCGCCCCGGCAGTCCCAGCGAGTTCTCCTACCGCGCCGGCGGCCGGGAAACCACGGTCGTGGTCGGGAAAAAGGAGAGCCGCGTCCTGGAATTTCCCTGA